In Hippoglossus stenolepis isolate QCI-W04-F060 chromosome 21, HSTE1.2, whole genome shotgun sequence, one DNA window encodes the following:
- the dbf4b gene encoding uncharacterized protein dbf4b, with translation MQQYAEERGLLGKLCPGDKKLEGKNFYLDNLKKRATALLLEAISLLGGRIESFLHKDVSFVVTGSQEGLQEERSVVTKGREKGTNEEIQQKPKSQSVLISEKQQPVTPRPMACGSRGKALLEKAIRNNDRLQGNSVLASARSWGVKILFVDDVILYLKQLTRESFNVKHRRPERTYPKQPGSHVVKAAALRTPYLKIEDSSRKYKPLHMQSTTFPSLCYLGRFSPFDIPPPRFENPTEEGESKTRETKKVESSIQDKSQPPLTFNPAPWRPRKKETAYCECCHQPFTNLEEHLQSDQHRMFVLDPSNYTVVDQLVAEMLPGFNPSPPEQSEETEPPSLQLIQDVCELEPLTDGETERAIQALRRQSSLSITHISNSTAGRLTIDPGRPSLGVLFPIASPATPPADIQSFTPTECQFPDIQPHTLSPVMPLLDVKPQNHASPSQQPSPCPDTPDTPSVDPYSLPPVLSPQIPSCIMELHSPYSEPPVLSPQQYIAEETLEVSERDTAESFSESVSAVTVPITISLPSTAAETNAEVEDGCLAFSGIIFSGSGLMCDKLVSCRSQSLPRQSATAPNPKKRCRSASPECNRSKRSRITGKCNWTEQGFISIKPERDIMAKCGGYSLFDKAACQITQCPRQQVSSCTVEELDLTTFCVPTVQNLPWEPSQTDIWGHNNARVTTPSKTKTFSLSHSTSVCIESALIPDLAALSPSSSDSDWDCDLLSRLGPTSATPLLPSEQSCEVDKEVLHKPCTWMQDTSYESRLHTALQPATPTTSLCGEEMDPSVFSRTVIQIVQVQH, from the exons ATGCAGCAGTatgcagaggagagaggcctTCTGGGAAAACTGTGTCCTGGGGACAAGAAGCTGGAGGGGAAGAACTTCTATTTGGACAATTTGAAGAAACGCGCAACAGCTCTGCTTTTGGAGGCCATATCTCTTTTAGGAGGG AGGATCGAGAGTTTTCTACACAAGGATGTGAGCTTTGTTGTGACTGGAAGCCAAGAGGGTCTCCAAGAGGAGAGGAGCGTGGTGACCAAGGGACGGGAGAAGGGAACAAATGAAGAAATCCAACAAAAACCCAAGAGTCAGAGTGTCCTCATCAGCGAGAAACAGCAACCAGTAACTCCTCGACCGATG gcttGTGGCAGCCGGGGGAAAGCTCTGCTTGAAAAGGCCATTCGCaacaat GACCGACTGCAGGGGAACAGTGTTCTGGCCAGTGCCCGATCGTGGGGAGTGAAGATTTTGTTTGTGGATG ATGTGATTTTGTATCTGAAACAACTGACTCGAGAGAGTTTCAACGTGAAGCACAGGAGACCTGAG CGGACTTACCCCAAACAACCAGGTTCTCATGTTGTCAAAG ctgcagctctaaGAACTCCATACCTGAAAATCGAAGACTCCAGCAG GAAATACAAACCCCTGCATATGCAGTCTACGACCTTCCCATCGCTTTGCTACTTGGGCCGATTCAGTCCCTTCGATATTCCCCCTCCTCGATTTGAAAATCCgactgaagaaggagaaagtaAAACAAG GGAGACGAAAAAAGTTGAAAGCAGCATTCAGGACAAATCCCAACCGCCGCTCACCTTTAACCCTGCACCGTGGCGTCCGCGCAAAAAGGAAACAGCGTACTGCGAATGCTGTCATCAACCCTTCACTAatctggaggag CACTTACAGTCTGATCAGCACCGTATGTTTGTGCTGGATCCCTCCAACTACACTGTGGTTGATCAACTTGTGGCTGAAATGCTCCCAGGATTCAACCCTAGTCCACCTGAACAATCAGAAGAAACAGA ACCACCAagtctgcagctcatccaggacGTCTGTGAACTGGAGCCTCTCACTGATGGCGAGACGGAACGTGCCATTCAGGCCCTGCGCAGACAAAGTTCATTGTCCATAACCCACATCTCCAATTCTACTGCGGGTCGTCTTACCATTGACCCTGGCCGCCCATCACTAGGAGTTCTGTTTCCCATCGCAAGTCCAGCCACACCACCTGCTGACATCCAGTCTTTCACTCCTACTGAGTGCCAGTTCCCGGATATCCAGCCCCACACTTTGAGCCCCGTCATGCCTCTATTGGATGTTAAACCACAAAACCACGCCTCACCCAGCCAGCAGCCATCCCCTTGCCCTGATACCCCTGATACTCCATCCGTTGACCCTTACTCTCTGCCCCCAGTCCTCAGCCCTCAAATCCCTTCCTGCATTATGGAGCTGCACAGCCCGTACTCCGAGCCGCCTGTCCTCAGTCCTCAACAGTACATCGCAGAGGAAACTCTGGAAGTTAGTGAAAGGGATACTGCCGAGAGTTTTTCggagtctgtctcagctgtcacagTTCCCATCACCATCTCCCTCCCTTCCACTGCAGCTGAGACAAATGCAGAGGTGGAAGATGGTTGTTTAGCATTCAGTGGGATCATATTTTCTGGCAGTGGTTTGATGTGTGATAAACTGGTGTCATGTCGATCCCAGTCATTGCCTCGACAGTCAGCTACAGCTCCAAACCCCAAAAAACGCTGTCGATCAGCCAGCCCTGAATGTAACCGCAGCAAAAGGAGTAGGATTACAGGGAAATGTAACTGGACTGAACAAGGGTTTATATCTATAAAACCAGAACGTGACATTATGGCAAAGTGTGGGGGGTATTCATTATTTGACAAGGCCGCTTGTCAGATAACACAGTGTCCTCGACAACAGGTGTCTTCATGCACTGTGGAAGAACTTGACTTAACAACATTTTGTGTTCCCACTGTGCAGAATTTACCATGGGAACCAAGTCAAACTGACATTTGGGGTCATAATAATGCTCGTGTAACAACTCCTTCAAAAACAAAGACCTTTTCACTATCGCACTCTACCTCAGTGTGCATCGAGTCGGCCCTCATCCCTGACTTGGCTGCGCTCTCTCCATCGTCATCTGACTCTGACTGGGACTGTGACCTGCTGTCACGGCTGGGCCCGACCTCGGCGACACCTCTTTTGCCCTCTGAGCAGAGCTGCGAGGTCGACAAGGAGGTCCTCCATAAGCCGTGCACGTGGATGCAAGACACCAGCTACGAGTCACGTCTGCACACGGCCCTCCAGCCGGCGACCCCAACGACCTCACTGTGTGGGGAGGAAATGGACCCATCAGTGTTTTCCAGGACTGTGATACAGATTGTTCAAGTTCAGCACTGA
- the LOC118101075 gene encoding gap junction gamma-1 protein, whose amino-acid sequence MSWSFLTRLLEEIHNHSTFVGKIWLTVLVVFRIVLTAVGGESIYYDEQSKFVCNTGQPGCENVCYDAFAPLSHVRFWVFQIILVATPSLMYLGYAVNKIARAEERAGGGGVNGLSRRKPQKHYLGGRVQHRGIEEAEDDQEEDPMIYEMTEVVSDGAAKGNSGEEQVKAKARHDGRQRIKEDGLMRIYVFQLLARSSLEVAFLCGQYFLYGFAVPPTYMCSDLPCPHSVDCFVSRPTEKTIFLLIMYVVSVLCLALNVWEMLHLGIGTICEIVRTRQVQLPDGELYGLSKDHGALKDAGLGRRDYNSYPYSWNAASDPPGYNIAIKPTMVSTKNHDKPLPITDLANAKMACRQNHVNNAQEERQQYSINDDNLGREGMEDASRCVQKVQEAESPAYQHLQSHNNNNHSIPHRDRKHQQVYKHASSKAEADIGSSSTSSNSKYGVVKGSEWI is encoded by the coding sequence ATGAGCTGGAGTTTCCTGACTCGTCTGCTGGAAGAAATCCACAACCACTCCACGTTTGTGGGCAAGATCTGGCTCACCGTCCTCGTTGTTTTCCGCATTGTGCTGACGGCTGTAGGAGGAGAGTCCATCTACTATGATGAGCAGAGCAAGTTCGTCTGCAACACGGGTCAACCGGGCTGCGAGAACGTCTGCTACGACGCCTTCGCTCCGCTCTCGCACGTCCGCTTCTGGGTCTTCCAAATCATCCTGGTGGCCACGCCTTCACTCATGTACCTGGGCTACGCGGTCAACAAGATTGCTCGGGCAGAGGAGCGGGCTGGCGGTGGGGGAGTGAATGGATTATCACGGAGGAAACCCCAGAAGCATTACCTTGGGGGCAGAGTGCAGCATAGAGGTATTGAAGAGGCTGAGGATGACCAAGAGGAAGACCCGATGATCTATGAAATGACAGAGGTGGTGAGCGATGGTGCAGCAAAAGGAAACAGTGGTGAAGAACAAGTAAAGGCCAAGGCGCGGCATGATGGACGCCAGCGTATCAAAGAAGATGGGCTAATGCGTATTTACGTGTTTCAGCTCTTGGCCCGCTCTTCGCTGGAGGTGGCGTTCCTGTGCGGACAGTACTTCCTGTATGGATTTGCAGTACCTCCGACCTACATGTGCTCTGACCTGCCCTGTCCTCACAGTGTGGACTGCTTTGTGTCTCGCCCCACTGAGAAAACTATCTTTCTCCTCATCATGTATGTCGTCTCCGTGCTCTGTCTGGCTCTCAATGTATGGGAGATGCTTCACTTGGGCATCGGCACCATCTGTGAGATTGTACGCACCCGCCAGGTGCAGCTCCCCGATGGAGAGTTGTACGGACTGTCAAAGGATCATGGAGCTCTGAAAGACGCCGGATTGGGCAGAAGGGATTACAACAGCTACCCTTATTCTTGGAACGCAGCATCAGATCCACCAGGGTACAACATCGCCATCAAGCCTACTATGGTATCTACAAAGAACCACGACAAACCACTGCCCATCACCGACCTTGCTAATGCTAAGATGGCATGCCGACAGAACCACGTGAACAATGCCCAAGAGGAGCGACAGCAGTACTCCATAAATGATGACAACTTGGGCAGAGAGGGGATGGAGGATGCCTCCAGATGTGTTCAGAAAGTGCAGGAGGCCGAGAGTCCGGCCTACCAGCACCTTCAGAGccacaataataataaccacaGCATTCCTCACCGCGATCGTAAACACCAGCAGGTCTACAAACACGCCTCCAGCAAGGCAGAGGCCGACataggcagcagcagcaccagtaGTAACAGCAAATACGGAGTGGTGAAGGGTTCCGAGTGGATCTGA